The genomic DNA CTCTGTGTATACTAAAGTCGATGAGTTGGGACCAGGTCTTTCTGTAGTCTCTGATCCTGAATCAGCCACAGGCGAGGAGCAGCCCGGGCATTAACGAAGAGGCCGTTTTAAGGtattaatttgattttagcATCATGGGGCACTCTCGAGGTTTTTCTGCTGTAGATTGCAGGACTGCTGGTTTTCCCCTTCAGAGGACACAGTGCACTGGGATTGGGACACTGGGTTTTGCTCAGGCTGTACCTCAGGCTCCATCTTTCCTTCCAGCACTAGTCTGATGGTACTTCTCTCTCCTGCCGTGTCCTCATGTTCATCCTCTTTGGCTAGGCGGAACTTGATGttcactttttctgttttttctgtGCAAAGAAGGAGATAgacagatttaaataaaaatacaatgtatacacactttcagTGTTAGTAAACACATGCAAATGGATAAGAGCTCATGTCTTAATCAAAAAGTTTTGCATGTTCCCATCTAATCCCTAAATTCTATTGAGAATGAGCAAAAAATAACTTCAATTACTTTAATTCAACTTCAGTTAAAATCAACTTCAAACAGTTCTGAAGCTGGAGCTTATTAGTGAACGTCCTGTTATCGTGCTAGTCGCTGAGCTCCCATAAGAAATTTGACACTTGTTCTGCATTACTGTTTACTATGGTACACACCATAATATAAGTGTGTTACTTCAGACATTACTATGGGAGGCACCACAGGACATTAAAGAGTACCATGATATTATTATGGCATGTAAGTAATGTGGCACTTTAGTGGGTACCGAGATAGTACTATGAtgaataccatggtacttattgGGTACAACTGAGGCTCCCACAATTTATCAGGTATCTACTAATAATCAATCATACAGGAAAATATCTGTAGGCCAGAAGAGAAAGCagcatattactgtatgtacaaaccTTCTGAGGTTTGAATGcatgaaaaaagaagcaggtgtttAGAAGGACTGTatctggttctgcaggatgttcagaAATCCTAAACAGCTAATTATCTTATAAAGCTGCACAAATTGTTCCTGAGACTATAATTTAAACAAAGGGTTGTCACACCAATTATTgacttttttcattaattactcTTCATtgcttttatagttttatttcaataaagaaacattttttttcttgtctctacagcatttatttgtatattcctaagactactgtacataaatactACTTGTGTGGTATAGTACAAGCAGTACCATATTAAATACTTGAACTTTGATAGCCATTGGAgagtactataatacaattcaGATTCCACTGCAGAGATAAATATGACCATTATGGCATTTTCAAAGCATCCTGGTAGGTGTTCCAtagtactatactgtactatagtaCATATACCATTCTACCAAAGTATGTACAATACCATGGTAACACAGTGCAGTATATGTACTATAATTTCTCAGGAGCTATAAGGAGAGCGCTGTTGGACATCTGAGCAGACTCTTTTTGATCGATATAGAAACCTTAAAACACAAATCTAAAGGCGGTGGCAGCTGACCAGAGGGGTTTAATGTGCACAAGGTTAAAGAGTATAATGCATTCAGGTTTTGAGAAATAACAGGCACATAGTTGTCAATTAGCGTAAGTTTTAAGCCAAACGTTTTGAAACTAATGTGCCCATGGCTTTTTAATGGATAAAAGTTTTGAGACTAATTTACGAGGGTTTTAAAACACCCAAGTTTCTCAACCGCTAACAGTCTTCAACGCTGATACATGGGATGtcccttctgctcctgggtcagcagtcTTAAATCACACAATGATTGTCTGGACTGTTCTGTATGACACACCGACAATGGCAGAAATAATGTGGATTGTTCTCCGACAATCATCATGTACAAATTGCCGAATGGACAACATTTTTTTCAGGGTTCAAGTTTGTTAAAGGTCTTCCAGATCTCTGTCGTGTTCCAGTTATGTTCTTCCGCTCTTCTGCAACATCAACTTGGCCAATCATGTCAAACATTTCTGTGGCAGATTTGGCTAGTTTCACGCAGAATTTCATGTTTGCTCTTTGGTCtaaacttgctgtccatgatgaaatacaCGTGTTTTCACGTCTGCAACTGCACCAGTTGCACAGTtcccgatgtacacaggacgatgttATTGGGCACACTGACTTTTGAAGGTCTGTGCTCAATGGGACTGCACGTGCAgctttgtgctgccatctgttggcatgTCTCAGAATTTTTTATAGCAACTTGCCACAAAACTATTTACAGATCCGTGTGTGAGGATAAGGGCAATGTATGCACCGTGCAAGGAGAAATGAGCGAACCAACGCACTTTACAACAATTCATGATTTTGTCCATTTtacacattgtaaaaaaaaaccaaaaaaaaaaaaaacaataatggtttaaaataaatcaacacgaCTTTTAGCACAGTGGGATAATTTGGATTAACGAGTAAAATGTTGAACCAGGTAGTGTTAACTTCTTTGTTGGCTTAGCTGCAAATTTCATCATTTATAGtagtttttgtaaaaacaattaaactcacgctagttttttttccagtgtgtgtgtgtgtgtgtgcatttactAATTCAGTTTTTGCTTTTACTATGCAAAGGACAACTTGTTGCCTACTCAATTAATTGATGGTTAATTAATAGAAATAGTTGTGAAATTCTTggtttaaacaataaatgttcTGTACCTTTCCCCAGCTGTCTCTCCTTAGGCAGAAGGAGGACATCTACATTGTGGTGCTCCTGCAGGGCAGCGGTGAGAATGGCCCCTTCTCGGCTGAACAGGAAGACCAGCGGCACCTTGATGTCCTCTGTAGACTCCCCATCGCCCACCATCTGGAACAGAGGGGTCTCAGCACTGCTGCTGTCCTCACGCTGgtctgagacagagagaggaaacaTCATACAACAGAACATTGagttaatgttttaaagtgccAGTTGATTGCTGTTTAGGCAGATCAGATGTCTTACAATTCCAGAATGTCCTAAAGAGTCAGCAGATCAATATAGGCCAGGAAAAACAGCAATGAGGTCAGAAATCATATAGCAACAAGTGAAgcaaaattattttgtgttcaCTATGTAGTTTAGCTGTGGATCTTATAGCTCTGTATCGATGACTACATTGTGTTCCTGAGTTTAAAAAGGTCCAGGGTTTTGGTGGTATATGCTAAAtctcacatatatatatacatatatatatatatatatatatatatatacacacacacacacacacacacacacacacacacacacacacacacactgcacatttaAAGAAATTCATTCTCCCAGTTATGGTTACATTCATCACCTAAAAAAGCAACACCTCACTGAGCACAACTGAGCTTTATCGGTATGCAGAAAGATAAATGTGTATTATGGTTTTGTTATAGTCTAGACATGAACTTTATACAATACCACAAAACCATAATACACATTCAAGTGTCCTTGGTTTGACAAGGCTAAGCACAGActattgtttaaattttttcccccttttactGGTTCAAATTTTATCTAAAAACATAATTCACGTTAAAAAggattcgattttttttttaccactagaGGACTCGAGTGAGCACATGAAGCCTTGAGAAATAGGTTTTGATGTTGTTGACAAAATTGTAATTCTTTCTgagtttttcattatttatgatCATTTGTAATATCATACCAaatgcatttgtaaaaaaaaaaacaaaaaaaaaacaacaacaacaacaaatgtgtCTTTATTAACTTGGACATTTCAAACATCAACAATGTTGAAGTAAACAGTAACTTCAGATAAGACATAGGAACTGTTTTGAAGCTGCTAGGAATCATTTTGAATTATCTGatgaataaaaatcagaaaatatacagtaggggaaagaaaaaacccAGGAATTCAAGCACTAATACAATATGTGCTGAGAACATTGGGAGGGTTATAATCATACAAATAGATGAGCTCACCTATAAAGATGACTCCAATGGCTCCTGCCTGCTGTAACCGTCGAGCTTTAGCAGCAAACATGCAGCCTCCCCTCAGAGCTAAAGCTATGTGGCCCTGCAGCTCCAACGCATTCTCGATGTGTCCACATGCTGTGTATGGAATGCTCTTTACTATACTTCCTTTAACCTAAGTTTGcgatagagaaagagaaaaattacattttattgtagcataaatacataaaaacaatccTTTTAACCTCTGATCCCACTCACCCCATGCTCTTGCTTGAAGAGGTCCATTCCAAATTTAGCTGGTCCCGCCGTTAAGACTGTTCTCCCCAAATAAGGAGGGGAGATGAGCTGCACGACAAGTGGCAACACCTCCTCTTCTTCAGATATATGGCTGACCTCGGCAACCAGCTTTACTCTAAACACACCTTTCTCAGTGTCCTTAAGCAAAGGTAAAAACGAAGGCGTTAAGGCATTTTGCTTGCTGTGTAATCACAAAGGAAAACAGAGAAAGCAAAATGAAGCAAAGTGTGTGAACCTACATGGGTGACCAATCCACTTCCGGCTGCTGCCATTTCTGCAAGAGGGGTAAGAGAGATGCCCATGCTTTTCAGGAACTCAACCGGCTCAATTCCAGTATCATGAAGAGGCAGCTCGATCCCCCTGAACATGCAGAAGATGTtagaaaaaatttattaaagctATCTCCCATTTCACACAGTCCAAGTTTGCTTCTTTATCAATGTCTATCATCTCAAGTCTCCTGCCAAATTAAGCATCCTTGAGATAACGAAGAAAAGTCCTTCATAGTCCTTCATTTACTGGAACTAAATTAAGAGGACAAATTTATCAACACATTataaaaacctggaaggatagtgctgaagaaatgtggttggaaagaaaaaataataataatgaatgaagatcacttaaacacttggtcaagttgcatggtttaaaaaagcaaaatcaacagtaaaaccaCAGCTACGCTGAATAGCAAAAGCAAGAACATTTAAATATGCACACTGCACATGTGATGAGGACTCGTCCCCAAAATTAAAACAAGACAGctatgtggccataagaaaaccatctGTTAATGAgattaatcaggaaaaaaaagcttcaatcttctagggagcataaagatttgtATGGAGGGAAATCCcggacattttttaattttttcaattcCTTTTGAAAAATGCCTGGGATTTCCCTCCATAGAtttgactttggagcaatggaaaaaggtcatgtggtgtaagtccagattgaccctctaacagagtgatgggtgcatcagggtaagaagagaagcacATGACGCAATCAACCCATCATGCATAACACTGACTGTATAAGCCTCTTGAGGccatgttatgatctggggttacttcagTTGCTCTGGTTGAgcctcagcaatgttatgtgacaataaaatgaagtcagttgatgacctgaatatactgaatgataACAGTAAGAAATATAAGAGTATGCAGATGTCTATTTAAATATCGAACGACTTACCTGAAAGAGGAGATATGGGGTGGCCTGCCGACCCCTGTGAGGTATTTGTAACGGTCCCTGATTGTCTTTGCGAAGGAGGGGTTATTAGGGAACAGGGTCTGAGCACTGGGGCACGCATATGTAAACATGTCCTCCACCAGAGCAGTGGTAGGGCCCTGAAATCATCAACATTACATCAGGCCACTAGAAAACAGGAATACGGTCCAACCAAAAAGTAATGTAACTACTCATTCATGTAACTACTCATAAATAGATCCCATTTTGGGATGGTATGCTCATCCCCTTTTACCGTGTTGTTGCCTTTACAGGGCGTCTTGGCATTAGACAGAGAGACTGGGAGCAGATGAGCCTCAGTGGTGAAGATATAGTCATCGATATCGAAAGGCAAATGACTCTTCTCAGAGAAGAGCAAATAGAGGTACTTAAACATCTCAGCCAGGAAGAAGGAGTCCATCctggaaatagaaaaaaattggtcAGCCAGATTCACTGTAATTGGCATCTACTCTGCAAGGTAGAGATTAAACATGGTTAATTTGATTACCGTGGTTAAATGCATTTCTTGTATATGGTTAATTTAAAACGAACATATTATTATAGGTGTTTTAGTTACAAATGTGCCTCTGGGTGTCCTTGTTATTAATACAGACGTTCCTCTGAAAGTGTGTCTCCTCACCTGTCCTCATGTGTCCCTGTTCTTACGTCCTGCACTGCAGCAAAGCCACAGGGGACCCGTGCATGAGTGTTCAGCTTCTCAACTATAGACTGGCCCACTTTGAGGTAATACGGGTCACCTGTAGCCTGAAAGTGAGGATTAAAATGGTATTCAATTTACATGACAATCTGTAATGCTTTGCGTAAAGTTATAAGTATAcgttaccagttaaaagtttggacacactttctacTTCCTGATTTGTATATCTTTctacaatgtaaaacaatgcttaaggcgtccaaaatatacaataatctcctttaaacagttgacattgagatgtgtctgctacgtACGATCTGTAAAGctttcataacagctctaatctaaggtgctgtttgcTAATTGATGATTTTTAAAGCTGGTAACTCTGCAACAGAGGTAAATTTGgatcttgcttttctgggaaggtcttAATGAGAACCAatttgcttgatgggttttgcaaatgaacagctgaccttcatatcttaaaataacaactgactgtcaTTGTTGTGACTTAATTATACATATTCAAATTATTTGAAATCTTTTGAAATATCtaatattgttctagaatgtagaaaataagttactaaacaaaaaacattgaataagaagacgtgtccaaacttttgaccggCTGCATACGAGTCCGCACATCAATCAGTAAGCTGGTTGTTTTTTCAGGATCATAAATTTCAGTAGGTGAAGCTGTGTTTTTGGGACAAAGGGCAATTGAATAGTTGCATCAATAGCTTGTTATAGTGCCTCATGACTTAAAGTTACAGGTTGCAACGTCAGCTGTCAAGTCATATTctagtaaatgtttaatagattATTAAGGCTTTTAAATTACACACCATGCTGTCTTTTGACCCAAAAATAAAGACAAGTCTTTTTTCCATACggtgaagaagaaaaagtgcTGAAGATCCCAATTTTTTGGGTTCCAGGTTTAAGGAAATCCAAATTAATACCTCAAACCATGCTGATAaccatgtgtgtaaatgtgttcatTCTGTAATTTTCAATCCACATGCTTTTACCTTGTAAAGAAAGTACGTGCTCTCTGCAAACTCTGGCCGCAGAGGGTGCTGACCCCAGTGAACTTTGAACTCAGTGGTGAAAGCCTGTTAAAGCAAAACACAGTCGTTTAAAGGCTACAAGATTACACATAGTAGCTTACTGGATAATGTGTTCCAGTATGTGCACTGGAAGTAAACTGTGAAGTCTGTCAAATGACCCAGCAGCTGTATACCTCAGGAAGAAACTTGTGCTGTTTGGTGACTTGATAAAGCATCTCATGGGTCTCTATAGCAGGCTTCAGATCTCCCCTTAGAACCTGTGTGCAATACATTACACGTTTTAATTACACGCATACATAGACAGCATCGTCTCATTTAAGTAAAGAAAAGAAGTTCAGTTTTATTGAGTTTGTATAATTGGAACTCATAGTAACCCAGCTGACCTGCAGTCCAGGAAAGAAGGCCAGCAGGGAGTCCATCCAGCTGCGCACGTTCACCGTGgggttgtgcatgtgcacgcTGAGCAGCAGAGGAGGCTGGCTTATATATTTCATTATGGCACTGTAGtgctatcacacacacaaacaacattaTTCAAATTACATGCAattaaactaaaactaaaaatctTAAGTCAAAGTGTGATGGTGTGATTCATACAGTATTAAACCTCTCGAGGTATACGTTGTCTCCTAGCAGAATATACGCCTTCATTAAGTATTCGTAGTAAGAGTCTATTCCGGCTCCGACACCACTATCTACAGAGAGGGGGgaaagggaaataaataaaaatcaaataaataaagggcTACAAACTTTCCAATACCATTAAACACAAATTCCATACAAGGTGATCTTCGATAAATTGATGCATAAAGCAAAAAGGCCATAAATAAACAAGGTGCTACTGAGGACCGGGTGCCCAAGCTGGTGTGgacaaatgaaaaatacattATGGAATACATACATTTCTTTTTGGTTGCCCAAAAACATCTTAGAGcctatccatttatccatccatccaccattTATAAAACTTTTGTGTAGGGTCTTGGTAGgcctgaagtctatcccagAGAACTCAAGGCACAAGGAACAGTACACCCTGAAAGTGTAGCCAGCccactgcagggcacaagcacacacactcacacacacccagtcACTGCATTACGTTGCATGTCTTTTGtgtgtactgtgggaggaaactagagaacttggaggaagcccaccaagaactgtacatgcaaactccgtgcacacaggACAGATTTTCAGAACCCTCAGCTTTAGAGCTACAAGGCGCCAGACAGTGCTAAATATTATGCACTGGTGAGTCTCACCTAAGTAAGTGTCTTAAGTTAGGGAAaagataataattttattatatcaaGCGGATTCGGTCTCCTCTTAGTATAATACaacaaaactgcattttgttccATTATAAATTTGCTTTTGGCATCATCTGTTCATACCAATTAAAAACAGGTATAGAGTCAGTTATAACAAGCCTCTGGTGTTGTGTAAAGTGCAACATTCGTGGCATTCTGAAGCGCACAATACAGCCAAGGAGCACTGGATGACCATAAGGTGCCTTGCATttaaacatacttttttttttttattgtataacaGAAATCAATAGCATGATTGCcagacaaataaaaacaaacaaaaaaataatagtccAGACAAAACATTTGCTTATCTTGGGCACATTGGACACTGATTTGTTGATGTATTATGTCAAAATATATTATACAAACTGGTCTGTTTTAAATGTATGCAAatacactactgctcaaaaTATTGGCATTACTAATTCCATGATTGTTCctgattaaatatatttttttttacattgtaaatcaATGCTGAAGGCAAGTTGTTGCAAGACAAtcgttacataattacccagtTCCATATGTTATTCTATCGTTTTGAAATCCCCATATTGTTgaagaatatagaaaataattaaattcatttgcaaatgatcccaaacttttgcacgGTAGTGTAGTTTAGGTTTGTTCTCTACAGAGGGGGGtatttacttttctttctttctttaacaaaACCCTGTAAATGGTCCAGGAGAGCTCAAGCATTTGTATACGACTGTCTATAACACCGTAATGGAGCATGAAAACTTACCACGGCGGACCCAATCCCCATTATGGATGTTGATAACCGTCCCAACAAGGTTACTTCCTCTTTGCCTTTTCTCCCAGAGGACATCCAGAGCTTTTCGTGCATGTTCCTGATGAGCACAGAAAACAAGTCTCATACTTCACTatgtaaaaacagaaaaaattgcTACCTATTGTTTTGCAAAGCTGGTTTGGATTTACTTATTCCAACAGTGATGTGAGAGACAATGCTTGAGCTCAGCACCTCAAACACGGATTCCCCTGAGAGTCGGCTTAGAGCGGCAAACTCTAAGATCATGGTCCCAGCACAGGCTGTGCAGGTGTCCGTCTCAGTGCCTGTACGGGACAGAGGGCTGAGAACCCCATAGCGCAAGTTCACCTAGATGGAAGACAACACACCATATTTcagaatatacatttatattaatgctgTATCATGAAAAGATTTAATCccactaaagaaaaaataaataaatctattttctacagtatgtagcagGTTTACAAATCATCTGAAAGGACTAGACAGGCAAATTACCCTTGGATACGGAAGGCCACTTGTGGTGTTAAAGGCAGGCAGTAAGCGGTAGCCAAGGTCTTTGGCCATGTGCAGCAGCTCATCTCTGTACCACTGCATCCTCTCTCCCCGCTGCTTTAGCAGGTCAGCCATCACATGCGCCCCTAACAGTCCCCTAAATGAACAGCACAAGAAGGTATAAACAAGGCACACAGAATCCCCAGAAACAATTTACCTCAGGTCACCCTAACAAACACATACCCCAGGACACGGATATTGGTTTCGAAAACAGACACCACTATATCGTTGTCCAGTCTAACATCTGTGATGGTTTTCTTCACAGCCTCTTCAAACTCCTCCATCCTGTTCAACAGCTGCACAACATGAAAGAAAAATTGAAAGGTTAAGCAACGTTAAGCCAGGGGTGTGAACAATGTTATTGtccccaaaaacaaacaaaaaaaaaggtttcaatgCTGGCAAttccatttaaataaaagtataaacatacTCACCGCTAGTGTGTCTAAGGTGTCAATCAGTGTCAAAGAGaacctgaaaaaaggaaaataaaacacacacaattactgTTGTTGAAAACCAGCGTGTTGTAGTGACTTTTACTACGTCCATATGGTAGGAAGTGAAACCCACTTTCCCAGAGAGTCATCAATGTCGCCACGATTCGGCTCCAGCCCTCGAACCCTCCCTCTGCAGCTCAGCGGCATCAACTCGTCAGCTGGGTATGCATATTTCTAAAGTAAGGGTGACAGGAAAATTAATCAAGCAACTGATGTGGAAACTACAATAACAACTAAAGCTCACATGGGAGTCAGGCTTGTATCATATGAACAAtcaaaaaaacatcacaaaatTTCCACTATTACTTACCATGTAACTGCCATAAGCATGATCGAACATCTCCAAAATTTGTTccctaaaaacataaaatgataCATTACATAGTATTGATACAGCATGGCTAccctgtttaaataataataaatgtacaatattttatATGATATGAACAGGTTGCATCCAtatgcatgtttaaaaacatcaaTCATCAATTACAAGTTTCAGTTTGTACAAAAACGTATAATGTGGTCATGTCCCCACAATGTGCGCAGGTGTTTTTGGTTTAAACAAAGTGTTCGTATAACCTACATTGAGATGTGCTTGAcagcaaatgaaatgcaaacgCTAAGCAAAAGGTGATGTGTGTTTTCACAAACAGCCTCTAATAAAAATGACCTCTAAGAGTTTAGGTTTATCTGGAATGTTGAATGTTTTCACTCTAAATATAGTGGCGACCAGAAATCTACAAGAATTTGTGGAAATACTTTAATTATCAGAATTTATGCAAAGAAAAACATCCTTCTATACAAAGgttggaaaaaaacaatagtGATCTAAAAGTGCAGAATATTAACTACATcatcttgatttttttgtttagataacgtttctttgttttacatttttttaatggaaataaaaaaaaatgttttcaattcAATCTGAAACTTTTTGACTTGACTATACACTTAAACATACTCAATAAGACAGAAAAACTGTAAGAacctaaaaaatttaaaaattttatatatatatatatatatatatatgatatatatatatatatatatatatatgatatattatatatactataaagTTTCTACTGCTCCTGAAGattaaaactgtaatatttagtGTTATAACCTTGTTAATAACTAATCATGAATATGCTGACGAAAACATATGCCGGTAGGTATAGAAATATGTGTATTATAAGCAAAATCTGTCACTGTTATTATGCCTTATAATCGTTTCTATTTGTTCAGAGTAGAATATTTTTGCTCTGTTCATATCATAAGCAGGATGTTGATCTGATTCCTTTACTCAGGGAAGGAATCGGGCATTACTAGGACTACCCTgacttttaaattttaagttgATGTGGTATTTATTGTGTGGTTCCCCCCTTACCTAGTTGAAAGCATACAATTACAAGATACGGCTTCAGCTTAAACACAGCACTGGATTACAAGCGACATCAGCAAGGTGTACATGACGTcttaaagaaacaacaaaaacaattttgCCCAAATTTTTTACTAAATGAAGACAAGGATTTACTTCTGTctgatgaaaaaacaaagagagtGGTACATTTTCTGGCTTGCGGTAcagcctaaaatgtttttttaatggggGAATATagaagcttgttgacagatagacaaagtgtattgaaaagcaaggtaagctatatttaaaaatggtctTTCAGCCTCTCCCGCCAAGGGATTAACAGAGCGGACTATCCAAACCGCAACTTGCCCTCCCTGACACAACCGtctcattttatccgggcttgggaccagcaaagcatccagtggctggggtttctaaaagttaattaaaataaattagacaGCCAGAGTGCGGACAATTTGTGTGTTCAAAGTAGACGTTTCATTTAATTCATGTCCTTTGCTATAGACAGATGCTTATACACTGTTTTTGATATCTTTCTGTAGCATGCTGTGATTTCTGAGAATAATGAGAGTcgaatgctaaaaaaaattagtgatgtgtgtgtatatattttaaagtacCTGATTTTAGACTTTTCCTCAAAAGACATGGCCTGGCCATCTTGAGCAGCAGAAACTTCACACAAAATGCCAGTAAAGACAGcaagaagcagcagcagcaccatGACCAGACAGCTGGAGCTGGGATTCTCTCCTACAACTAACCTTATTTTActcattaaagaaaatgaaatttcCTTCCACCGACCATGAGAACCTTTGGTGTTTCCTTCTCTTAACTTTCTCCTTTAATTTAGTAAAGCACTTTAACAGTAAACCTTTAGTCTGTCAAGGAACAATTAAACACAACTATCAAGCAACAACCTcaagctttaaataaaatctagacAAAGTATTTTGAAAAGACTAAAAATAGAGTAAACCACGACTACTAGACAATATATCTATCTAAACCTAGCCTAACTAATAGAAGTTAGTTTAAGAAGTTTAGTTTTGATTTATGACACTTAGCTAGCTCGCTATGCTAACCCGGTGCCCGGCTAGGCTAACTACGTGAACCTTCACAGCTAACACAAGAAGTGAGAAAAGTCCTTCTTGGAGGAATATTCCAGAGAAGTTTCCTCAGCTGGATGGAACACCCGAAACACTCCATGTCCAGCTCAGCTTATCTGCACATATTTCCGTGAAAGCTCGGCTTCTCTGATACAGAGACTAAAATTACACAAATCCCAAATCTTCACTTATTTACATTGACGCCATCTTGACGCTACTGAAAGGCGGAAGTGCtgttttattagtatttttttacaCCAATAATACGTGCCTTTTTGTGACATATCAACAAATCACACACTaagaatgtattttatttaatttataaatacatttttacattaaataaaattgtttaacaaaatcacaaataaaaagcaC from Clarias gariepinus isolate MV-2021 ecotype Netherlands chromosome 19, CGAR_prim_01v2, whole genome shotgun sequence includes the following:
- the si:ch211-282j22.3 gene encoding ER degradation-enhancing alpha-mannosidase-like protein 3; the encoded protein is MSKIRLVVGENPSSSCLVMVLLLLLAVFTGILCEVSAAQDGQAMSFEEKSKIREQILEMFDHAYGSYMKYAYPADELMPLSCRGRVRGLEPNRGDIDDSLGKFSLTLIDTLDTLALLNRMEEFEEAVKKTITDVRLDNDIVVSVFETNIRVLGGLLGAHVMADLLKQRGERMQWYRDELLHMAKDLGYRLLPAFNTTSGLPYPRVNLRYGVLSPLSRTGTETDTCTACAGTMILEFAALSRLSGESVFEEHARKALDVLWEKRQRGSNLVGTVINIHNGDWVRRDSGVGAGIDSYYEYLMKAYILLGDNVYLERFNTHYSAIMKYISQPPLLLSVHMHNPTVNVRSWMDSLLAFFPGLQVLRGDLKPAIETHEMLYQVTKQHKFLPEAFTTEFKVHWGQHPLRPEFAESTYFLYKATGDPYYLKVGQSIVEKLNTHARVPCGFAAVQDVRTGTHEDRMDSFFLAEMFKYLYLLFSEKSHLPFDIDDYIFTTEAHLLPVSLSNAKTPCKGNNTGPTTALVEDMFTYACPSAQTLFPNNPSFAKTIRDRYKYLTGVGRPPHISSFRGIELPLHDTGIEPVEFLKSMGISLTPLAEMAAAGSGLVTHDTEKGVFRVKLVAEVSHISEEEEVLPLVVQLISPPYLGRTVLTAGPAKFGMDLFKQEHGVKGSIVKSIPYTACGHIENALELQGHIALALRGGCMFAAKARRLQQAGAIGVIFIDQREDSSSAETPLFQMVGDGESTEDIKVPLVFLFSREGAILTAALQEHHNVDVLLLPKERQLGKEKTEKVNIKFRLAKEDEHEDTAGERSTIRLVLEGKMEPEVQPEQNPVSQSQCTVSSEGENQQSCNLQQKNLESAP